A window of the Candidatus Poseidoniia archaeon genome harbors these coding sequences:
- a CDS encoding NAD-dependent epimerase/dehydratase family protein — MKRVVVTGANGHVGYSITKLLVARGYDVRATVRDASDPARTAHLEALGVEIAEADLMRPETLAPVMEGRDGLFQVAAVYRSWARDPQREIIEPSITGGINALRAAHAAGVGRVVFTSSTAAVGRAGPDGAPLTEANWNDASRHPYSYAKTEAEHRAWTFAEESGLDLLVINPTAVIGPDFHRHTPSTAPYRMLLRGELRRIPPITYGLVDARDVALGHVLAYETRQARGRHILCTECLPAAELVALVRDIDPTITVPTRQAALWQVRALARLEQFRSWFGREPRLTPETVREYLGKPTAYDTSKARRALGWHPRPIRQTVRDTLEWVRDHPELL; from the coding sequence GTGAAGCGCGTAGTAGTCACCGGTGCCAACGGCCACGTCGGCTATTCCATCACGAAGCTGCTGGTCGCACGCGGCTACGACGTGCGCGCGACGGTGCGCGACGCCAGCGACCCCGCCCGCACGGCGCATCTCGAGGCGCTGGGCGTCGAAATCGCCGAGGCCGATTTGATGCGGCCGGAGACGCTCGCGCCGGTTATGGAGGGGCGCGACGGCCTGTTTCAGGTCGCCGCGGTCTACCGTAGCTGGGCGCGCGACCCGCAGCGCGAAATCATCGAGCCGTCGATAACCGGCGGCATCAACGCGCTGCGCGCGGCGCACGCGGCGGGCGTCGGGCGCGTGGTCTTCACGTCGTCGACCGCTGCCGTCGGCCGGGCGGGGCCGGACGGCGCGCCGCTGACCGAGGCGAACTGGAATGACGCGTCACGCCATCCCTACTCCTACGCGAAAACGGAGGCGGAACACCGCGCCTGGACCTTTGCCGAGGAGAGCGGGCTCGACCTGCTGGTCATCAACCCTACCGCAGTCATCGGCCCCGACTTTCACCGCCACACGCCTTCGACCGCGCCGTATCGCATGCTGCTGCGCGGCGAGCTGCGCCGCATTCCGCCCATCACCTACGGGCTGGTTGATGCGCGCGACGTCGCGCTGGGGCACGTGCTCGCCTACGAGACGCGGCAGGCGCGCGGCCGTCACATTCTCTGCACCGAGTGCCTGCCGGCGGCGGAGCTGGTGGCGCTGGTGCGCGACATCGACCCCACCATCACGGTGCCAACCCGCCAGGCGGCGCTCTGGCAGGTGCGCGCGCTGGCGCGGCTCGAGCAGTTCCGCAGCTGGTTTGGGCGCGAGCCGCGGCTGACGCCGGAAACCGTGCGCGAATATCTCGGCAAGCCGACGGCTTACGATACGAGCAAGGCGCGCCGCGCGCTGGGCTGGCATCCGCGCCCCATTCGGCAGACCGTTCGCGACACGCTGGAATGGGTGCGCGACCACCCCGAACTTCTCTGA
- the orn gene encoding oligoribonuclease, protein MAGELLWLDLEMTGLDSNHHDIVEIATVITDAQLEVIAEGPDLVVHTHEGRLERMGDYVHDMHHRSGLLDEIRASELTLAEAEQQTLEFIDSHLPADYRPPLCGNSIGTDRRFMEAQMPTLENRAHYRVVDVSSIKELAWRWYPKAMRQAPPKLEAHRALGDILESIAELKFYRAQFMQPPESA, encoded by the coding sequence ATGGCCGGAGAACTTTTGTGGCTGGATTTGGAGATGACGGGGCTCGATTCAAATCATCACGACATCGTCGAGATTGCGACCGTCATCACCGACGCGCAGCTCGAGGTAATCGCCGAGGGGCCGGACCTGGTGGTGCATACCCACGAGGGGCGGCTGGAGCGGATGGGCGACTACGTCCACGATATGCACCACCGCTCGGGGCTGCTCGACGAAATCCGCGCTTCGGAGCTGACGCTGGCCGAGGCGGAGCAGCAGACGCTTGAGTTCATCGACTCACACCTTCCCGCAGACTACCGGCCGCCGCTCTGCGGCAACTCCATCGGCACCGACCGGCGGTTCATGGAGGCGCAGATGCCGACGCTCGAGAACCGCGCCCACTACCGCGTCGTCGACGTCTCGAGCATCAAGGAACTGGCGTGGCGCTGGTATCCCAAGGCGATGCGGCAAGCGCCGCCCAAGCTCGAGGCGCACCGCGCGCTGGGCGACATCCTGGAGTCAATCGCCGAGCTCAAGTTCTACCGCGCGCAGTTCATGCAGCCGCCGGAGAGCGCGTGA
- a CDS encoding ZIP family metal transporter, with amino-acid sequence MFEFLDGWHPVQQALAAGLFTWGMTAAGAGLVFFFKEVDRKILDAMLGFAAGVMIAASFWSLLAPAIEHSDSTVLNGILPVLVGFLLGGVCMRIIDRFLPHLHPGAPPEETEGIKTTWHRSMLLVSAITLHNIPEGLAVGVAFGAAATGDSFGAAIALAIGIGLQNFPEGAAVSLPLRREGLSRKKSFWWGQLSALVEPIAAVLGAAVVVYMDPLLPYALAFAAGAMIFVVVEELVPEAHRGGHGDIATMGVMLGFSVMMVLDVAFS; translated from the coding sequence GTGTTCGAATTTCTGGACGGATGGCATCCGGTTCAACAAGCATTGGCTGCCGGACTTTTCACCTGGGGTATGACTGCTGCTGGTGCCGGGCTGGTCTTTTTTTTCAAGGAGGTAGACAGGAAGATTCTGGATGCGATGCTGGGTTTTGCAGCAGGCGTAATGATTGCGGCCAGTTTCTGGTCATTGCTGGCGCCGGCGATTGAACACTCGGACAGTACAGTCCTGAATGGTATCCTTCCCGTACTGGTTGGTTTCCTGCTTGGAGGCGTTTGCATGCGAATAATCGACAGGTTTCTCCCCCACCTTCATCCCGGGGCGCCTCCTGAAGAAACTGAGGGAATTAAGACCACATGGCACAGGAGCATGCTTCTTGTTTCAGCAATTACGCTTCACAATATACCGGAGGGACTGGCAGTTGGCGTTGCATTCGGTGCAGCAGCCACAGGAGACAGTTTTGGTGCCGCTATTGCCTTGGCAATAGGCATAGGCTTACAGAACTTTCCAGAGGGAGCTGCAGTTTCCCTACCCCTAAGGAGAGAGGGTCTTTCAAGGAAAAAGAGCTTCTGGTGGGGTCAGCTATCTGCTCTGGTAGAACCAATTGCCGCAGTTCTGGGCGCTGCCGTGGTAGTGTACATGGATCCGCTCCTTCCATATGCACTTGCATTTGCTGCTGGCGCGATGATTTTCGTGGTGGTCGAAGAACTGGTACCCGAAGCGCATAGAGGCGGTCATGGAGACATAGCTACAATGGGTGTAATGCTCGGTTTCTCTGTTATGATGGTGCTTGATGTCGCGTTTAGTTGA
- a CDS encoding MMPL family transporter, with protein MAASIASPRMEELSRLVAARPWATVLLALLVSGLALQPLQAMDTETSLEDYLPPSDEVSAGQVAYGDFPLPFYVSAVVEAPGENLLSRESLQELLRLETHMLASPEVQTWAYDTNAVVRSPGSAVATSLALQGLALDSAPDPALQLVLGALIEDPQAGGMFGAPSRVDGVWQARSVFVTVTVDKKGAYNDEESELAVRDAFHRFESESLVLNSMAAPNQAMQEASQATLATLLPLTLGAMAVLLWFSLRRPTDVILSLGTVMLALLWMFSAGEMLGLRFSQYTFIAPILVLALGVDDAIHILHRYRADHYQGPERALRISVRLVGTALLLTTLTTMAAFGANRVSEVPAIRDFGVHVALGIGAAFVLTTTFLPAARLLLDRWLDPELESLEENSMLAPVLGALATASQARPLTVIAVALLVTAGSLWAAVQLDQELEMQDLIDPTSEMYRAWVIYERDFATTSGEAAGILIEGDDLMRPEVMRALLETQAAMANDSKVAQLGGQPRVYSIATVIQQAFPLEAPQLGLADSDGDGLPDTAAGTRQLLGILLANGTGDLTPTEIRALVRPDTSGGADGLLIRVSSADIGTMGGEVLLAELEEDAVPLEALGLGATPYGQPIERYQMMSTMTDGMLKSLALSIVICLGLLIALRRSWVEGAEAIVPVLLVTAWVYGTIWALGWSLNLVTVSIAAITIGVGVDFAVHLLHRYREALTEGDLPEEAMVTAVQHAGTPITGAALTTAAGFGMLSFSSMTVFSQFGILTAAMILYALAATLLVLPAVVLTVAAYRAPTAFPPRDDAGATGAPDNVWGESEAPPREPEPRRRIVRRVKKVRRH; from the coding sequence ATGGCTGCCAGTATCGCATCGCCGCGCATGGAGGAGCTTTCGCGGCTCGTCGCCGCACGACCGTGGGCGACCGTGCTGCTGGCGCTGCTGGTAAGCGGACTGGCGCTGCAACCGCTGCAGGCGATGGATACCGAGACGTCGCTCGAGGACTACCTGCCGCCGTCGGACGAGGTCAGCGCGGGGCAGGTCGCCTACGGCGACTTCCCGTTGCCGTTCTACGTCTCGGCCGTGGTCGAGGCGCCGGGCGAGAACCTGCTCTCGCGCGAGTCGCTGCAGGAATTGCTGCGGCTCGAAACGCACATGCTCGCGTCACCCGAAGTGCAAACATGGGCGTATGACACCAACGCAGTCGTGCGGTCGCCCGGCTCGGCCGTGGCGACCTCACTGGCGTTGCAGGGGCTGGCGCTTGACAGCGCCCCCGACCCGGCGCTACAGCTGGTACTGGGCGCGCTCATCGAGGACCCGCAGGCGGGCGGCATGTTCGGCGCGCCATCGCGGGTGGACGGAGTGTGGCAGGCGCGGTCGGTTTTCGTCACCGTGACGGTCGACAAGAAGGGGGCCTACAACGACGAAGAGTCGGAGCTGGCGGTGCGCGACGCGTTCCACCGCTTCGAGAGCGAGTCGCTGGTGCTGAACTCGATGGCCGCCCCCAACCAGGCGATGCAGGAAGCTTCGCAGGCGACGCTTGCGACGCTGCTGCCGCTGACGCTGGGCGCAATGGCGGTGCTGCTCTGGTTCTCGCTACGCCGCCCCACCGACGTCATCCTGAGCCTGGGCACGGTGATGCTGGCGCTGCTCTGGATGTTCTCTGCCGGCGAGATGCTTGGCCTGCGCTTTTCGCAATATACCTTCATCGCACCGATACTGGTGCTGGCGCTGGGCGTCGACGACGCCATCCACATCCTGCATCGCTACCGCGCCGACCACTATCAGGGACCGGAGCGGGCGCTGCGCATCTCGGTGCGGCTGGTCGGGACGGCGCTGCTGTTGACGACGCTGACGACCATGGCCGCCTTCGGCGCCAACCGCGTTTCCGAGGTGCCGGCGATTCGCGATTTCGGCGTGCACGTTGCGCTCGGCATCGGCGCCGCGTTCGTCCTGACCACCACCTTCCTGCCGGCGGCGCGGCTGCTGCTCGACCGCTGGCTCGACCCGGAGCTCGAGTCGCTCGAGGAGAACTCGATGCTGGCGCCAGTGCTCGGCGCGCTGGCGACCGCTTCGCAGGCGCGACCGCTAACGGTGATTGCGGTCGCGCTGCTGGTGACGGCCGGTTCGCTCTGGGCGGCAGTGCAGCTCGACCAGGAGCTGGAGATGCAGGACCTGATTGACCCTACTTCCGAGATGTATCGCGCATGGGTTATCTACGAGCGCGACTTCGCGACCACGTCGGGTGAGGCGGCCGGAATCCTGATCGAGGGCGATGACCTGATGCGGCCTGAGGTTATGCGCGCGCTGCTCGAGACGCAGGCGGCGATGGCCAACGACTCCAAGGTGGCGCAACTGGGCGGCCAGCCGCGCGTTTACTCTATCGCAACCGTGATACAACAGGCGTTTCCGTTGGAGGCACCGCAACTCGGCCTGGCCGACAGCGACGGCGACGGGCTGCCCGATACCGCGGCCGGGACGCGACAGCTGCTCGGAATCCTGCTGGCGAACGGCACCGGCGACCTGACGCCGACCGAAATCAGGGCGCTGGTGCGGCCCGACACCAGCGGCGGCGCCGACGGGCTGCTCATCCGCGTCTCCAGCGCCGACATCGGGACCATGGGCGGCGAGGTGCTGCTGGCGGAGCTGGAGGAGGACGCGGTGCCGCTGGAGGCGCTTGGACTCGGGGCAACCCCGTACGGCCAGCCGATTGAACGCTACCAGATGATGAGCACCATGACTGACGGGATGCTGAAGTCGCTGGCGCTCTCCATCGTCATCTGCCTTGGCCTGCTCATAGCACTGCGCCGCTCCTGGGTCGAGGGCGCCGAGGCGATTGTGCCGGTGCTGCTGGTGACCGCGTGGGTCTACGGCACTATCTGGGCGCTCGGCTGGAGCCTGAACCTTGTTACTGTTTCCATCGCCGCCATCACCATCGGTGTCGGCGTCGACTTCGCTGTGCACCTGCTCCATCGCTACCGTGAGGCGCTGACGGAGGGCGACCTGCCCGAGGAGGCGATGGTCACGGCGGTACAGCACGCCGGCACGCCCATCACCGGCGCAGCGCTGACGACCGCGGCCGGCTTCGGCATGCTCTCATTCTCGTCGATGACCGTCTTCAGCCAGTTCGGAATCCTGACCGCGGCGATGATACTCTATGCGCTCGCGGCGACGCTGCTGGTGTTGCCGGCGGTCGTGCTGACGGTCGCCGCCTACCGTGCCCCGACCGCCTTCCCACCGCGCGACGACGCCGGCGCCACCGGCGCGCCCGACAACGTCTGGGGCGAGAGCGAAGCGCCCCCGCGAGAGCCCGAGCCGCGGCGCCGGATTGTGCGACGCGTGAAGAAAGTGCGCCGGCACTGA
- the guaA gene encoding glutamine-hydrolyzing GMP synthase, which translates to MGFFDPPGFAKQAVAAIEKQVGGRAIIAASGGVDSMAAAVLASQALGERLLAVHVDTGYMRLDEPEAVGHMLVEMGVNHYVVDASDRFFAALEGVTDPEQKRTLIGEQFIRVFEEEARSFDAKWLVQGTIAPDWIESGGGLRDTIKSHHNVGGLPEDMEMQLCEPLRELYKDEVRALAEHLGVAVAQRQPFPGPGLAVRVMGEATRKRTALVRQACHIVEQEIEAAAEAGEMELPWQYFAVLLPVRTVGVQGDVRAYGHTIAVRAVQSYDAMTAQASAMPWGVQQRISRRITNELKEDINRVVYDVTDKPPGTIEWE; encoded by the coding sequence ATGGGATTCTTTGACCCGCCCGGCTTCGCAAAGCAGGCGGTCGCCGCCATCGAGAAGCAGGTTGGCGGCCGGGCCATCATCGCCGCCTCAGGCGGCGTCGATTCCATGGCGGCGGCGGTGCTCGCGTCGCAGGCGCTGGGCGAGCGGCTGCTGGCGGTGCACGTTGATACCGGCTACATGCGGCTGGACGAGCCGGAGGCGGTCGGGCACATGCTCGTCGAGATGGGCGTCAACCACTATGTGGTTGACGCCAGCGACCGCTTCTTTGCAGCGCTGGAAGGGGTGACCGACCCCGAGCAAAAGCGCACGCTGATTGGCGAGCAGTTCATCCGCGTCTTCGAGGAAGAGGCGCGCAGCTTCGACGCGAAATGGCTAGTGCAGGGGACCATCGCGCCGGACTGGATTGAGTCGGGCGGCGGGCTGCGCGACACCATCAAGTCGCACCACAACGTCGGCGGCCTGCCGGAAGATATGGAGATGCAGCTCTGCGAGCCGCTGCGCGAGCTCTACAAGGACGAGGTACGCGCGCTGGCGGAGCATCTCGGCGTCGCGGTCGCGCAGCGGCAACCGTTCCCCGGCCCCGGCCTGGCGGTGCGGGTGATGGGCGAGGCGACGCGCAAGCGCACCGCGCTGGTGCGGCAGGCGTGCCACATCGTCGAGCAGGAAATCGAGGCTGCCGCGGAAGCGGGCGAGATGGAGCTGCCGTGGCAGTACTTCGCCGTCCTCCTGCCGGTGCGCACCGTCGGCGTGCAGGGCGACGTCCGCGCCTACGGCCACACGATTGCCGTGCGGGCGGTCCAGAGCTACGATGCGATGACTGCGCAAGCGTCAGCGATGCCGTGGGGAGTGCAGCAGCGCATCTCGCGCCGCATCACCAACGAACTCAAGGAAGACATCAACCGGGTGGTTTACGACGTCACCGACAAGCCGCCCGGGACCATCGAGTGGGAGTAA
- the ileS gene encoding isoleucine--tRNA ligase, producing the protein MAADSVGDYDPVALEQAVAARWAAEGTFAQQVAQREGAQPFVFLEGPPTANGRPGIHHVVSRTYKDLVCRWRAMQGRYVERKGGWDTHGLPVEIEVQKALGLGTSSEIEDYGIEAFNKACRESVWTYESAWREMTERMGFWVDMDDPYVTLHDDYIESAWWSLKQMFDKGLLYRDYKVLPYCPQTGTSYSSHEVALGYKEVSEASLYARFRLVDDDASILAWTTTPWTLPGNVGLAVGPDITYCRVRVTAPPEGWTGPGGAAVGDELILAKELLKATLRHQAEVLEEFPGSELVGRRYEPLFPGAIDAGGSETAWTVLAADFVTTEDGTGVVHTAVMYGEDDFNLGRTVGLPEVHTVGTDGRFVAGVHPDLDSRYVKECDGDIIALLDEAGRLYRTEDYTHDYPHCWRTDHPLLYYAMDSWFVRMTAVREQLLAHNAQVEWAPAWVGEKRFGEWLENVKDWAISRERFWGTPLPVWCCGCGHQHCVGSRAELRELALDPATVPEELHRPYVDAVKLRCSECGGEMAREPFVMDCWFDSGCASFAQWHYPFAEDGKFEANFPVDYICEGVDQTRGWFYSLLAVATAVFDSPCYRSCLSLGLILDHEGKKMSKSRGNIVNPGDHFDREGADAVRWYMVTAGAPWAELRFDAKGLRETFARFFLTLWNTYRFHADYAALDDFDPDAEPPPLAPLDRWALSRLAAVVEEYTALFEQWRFHRAARLLEEFVIDDVSNWYVRRSRRRLWNDAASEDKAACQHTLHTLLATVCRLMAPIAPYMSDHIHHTLTGDSVHLTDWPASAERDTALEEQMALARALAEAGRRVRAESQRRQRLPCRAGWIVGGPDIAQFHELLAEELNVEILAVAPELGKFQQVELRPNFGTLGAKVKGDLPAVKTALEALDPEEGAAALEAGQLELAGHAIAPEDIELLRVQKEGFAAATLDSGVSLVLDMAVDDALLSKGLAREITRRVQAQRKALDLAIEDRITLEVWLPDGTPELAAADWEWVQAETRTTDAKLHRRAVPKRAERFEVDGVGFGFSARHA; encoded by the coding sequence ATGGCAGCCGACTCCGTCGGGGATTACGACCCGGTAGCGCTCGAGCAGGCGGTCGCCGCGCGCTGGGCGGCGGAGGGCACGTTCGCGCAGCAGGTGGCGCAGCGCGAGGGGGCGCAGCCGTTCGTATTCCTGGAGGGGCCACCGACTGCCAATGGCCGTCCGGGTATCCACCACGTCGTCTCGCGGACCTACAAGGATTTGGTCTGCCGCTGGCGCGCGATGCAAGGGCGCTACGTCGAGCGCAAGGGCGGCTGGGACACTCATGGGCTACCGGTCGAAATCGAGGTGCAGAAAGCGCTCGGGCTGGGGACGAGCAGCGAAATCGAGGATTACGGCATCGAGGCGTTCAACAAGGCGTGTCGCGAAAGCGTCTGGACCTACGAGTCGGCGTGGCGCGAGATGACCGAGCGCATGGGGTTCTGGGTCGACATGGACGATCCCTACGTCACGCTCCACGACGACTACATCGAGTCGGCGTGGTGGTCGCTGAAACAGATGTTCGACAAGGGGTTGCTCTACCGCGACTACAAGGTGCTGCCCTACTGCCCGCAGACCGGCACCAGTTACAGCAGCCACGAAGTCGCGCTGGGCTACAAGGAAGTCAGCGAGGCTTCGCTCTACGCCCGCTTCAGGCTGGTCGACGACGACGCTTCAATCCTGGCGTGGACCACGACGCCGTGGACGCTGCCGGGCAACGTTGGCCTGGCCGTTGGGCCGGATATCACCTACTGCCGCGTGCGCGTCACCGCGCCGCCCGAGGGCTGGACCGGCCCGGGCGGTGCCGCGGTGGGCGACGAACTTATTCTGGCGAAGGAATTGCTGAAGGCGACGCTGCGCCACCAGGCCGAGGTGCTGGAGGAATTCCCCGGCTCCGAACTTGTCGGCCGGCGCTACGAGCCGCTCTTCCCCGGCGCGATTGACGCGGGCGGCTCGGAAACGGCGTGGACCGTCCTCGCGGCCGACTTCGTCACCACCGAGGACGGCACTGGCGTCGTCCACACCGCCGTCATGTATGGCGAGGACGATTTCAATCTGGGGCGCACCGTCGGCCTGCCCGAAGTACACACCGTCGGCACCGACGGCCGTTTCGTCGCCGGGGTGCATCCCGACCTTGACAGCCGCTACGTCAAGGAGTGCGACGGCGACATCATCGCGCTGCTCGACGAGGCGGGGCGGCTCTACCGCACCGAGGATTACACCCACGACTACCCCCACTGCTGGCGCACCGACCACCCGCTACTCTACTACGCCATGGATTCGTGGTTCGTGCGCATGACCGCGGTGCGCGAGCAGCTGCTGGCGCACAATGCGCAGGTGGAGTGGGCGCCGGCGTGGGTCGGCGAGAAGCGGTTCGGCGAGTGGCTCGAGAACGTCAAGGACTGGGCCATCAGCCGCGAGCGGTTCTGGGGCACGCCGCTCCCGGTCTGGTGCTGCGGCTGCGGCCACCAGCACTGCGTCGGCAGTCGCGCCGAGCTGCGCGAGCTGGCGCTTGACCCCGCCACCGTTCCCGAGGAGTTGCACCGGCCTTACGTCGACGCGGTAAAGCTGCGCTGCTCCGAGTGCGGCGGCGAGATGGCGCGCGAGCCGTTCGTGATGGATTGCTGGTTCGACTCGGGCTGCGCTTCCTTCGCGCAGTGGCACTACCCCTTCGCGGAGGACGGGAAATTCGAGGCGAATTTCCCGGTCGACTACATCTGCGAGGGGGTTGACCAGACGCGCGGCTGGTTCTACTCGCTGCTGGCGGTCGCGACCGCGGTCTTCGACTCGCCCTGCTACCGCAGCTGCCTGTCACTCGGCCTTATCCTGGACCACGAAGGCAAGAAGATGTCCAAGTCGCGCGGCAATATCGTCAACCCGGGCGACCACTTCGACCGCGAGGGCGCCGACGCCGTGCGCTGGTATATGGTGACGGCGGGCGCCCCGTGGGCCGAGCTACGGTTTGACGCCAAAGGGCTGCGCGAGACCTTCGCGCGCTTCTTCCTGACTTTGTGGAACACCTACCGTTTCCACGCCGACTACGCCGCGCTCGACGATTTCGACCCGGACGCGGAGCCGCCCCCACTGGCGCCGCTCGACCGCTGGGCGCTCTCGCGGCTCGCCGCCGTCGTCGAGGAATATACGGCGCTCTTCGAGCAGTGGCGCTTCCACCGCGCGGCGCGGCTGCTGGAGGAGTTTGTCATCGACGACGTTAGCAACTGGTACGTGCGGCGCTCCCGCCGGCGGCTCTGGAACGACGCCGCATCGGAGGACAAGGCGGCCTGCCAGCACACGCTGCACACATTGCTCGCGACCGTCTGCCGGCTGATGGCGCCGATTGCGCCCTACATGAGCGACCACATCCATCACACCTTGACGGGCGATAGCGTGCATCTCACCGACTGGCCGGCGTCCGCAGAGCGCGACACGGCGCTCGAGGAGCAGATGGCACTGGCGCGCGCGCTGGCCGAAGCGGGGCGCCGCGTGCGCGCCGAGTCGCAGCGGCGCCAGCGGCTGCCGTGCCGCGCCGGCTGGATTGTCGGCGGCCCCGACATCGCGCAATTCCACGAACTGCTGGCGGAGGAGCTGAACGTCGAAATACTGGCGGTCGCGCCGGAGCTGGGGAAGTTCCAGCAGGTCGAGCTGCGCCCCAATTTCGGCACGCTGGGCGCGAAAGTCAAGGGCGACCTGCCCGCCGTCAAGACAGCGCTCGAAGCGCTCGACCCCGAGGAGGGCGCCGCGGCGCTCGAGGCCGGCCAGCTCGAGCTGGCCGGCCACGCCATCGCCCCCGAAGATATCGAGCTGCTGCGCGTCCAGAAGGAGGGCTTCGCCGCCGCGACGCTCGATTCAGGCGTTTCGCTGGTGCTCGACATGGCGGTCGACGACGCGCTGCTCTCGAAGGGGCTGGCGCGCGAAATCACCCGCCGCGTGCAGGCGCAGCGCAAGGCGCTCGACTTGGCGATTGAGGACCGCATCACGCTCGAGGTGTGGCTGCCCGACGGGACGCCCGAACTGGCGGCTGCCGACTGGGAGTGGGTGCAGGCGGAGACCCGCACCACTGACGCGAAACTGCACCGCAGGGCGGTGCCGAAGCGGGCGGAGCGCTTCGAGGTCGACGGGGTTGGCTTCGGGTTCAGCGCCCGCCACGCTTAA
- a CDS encoding MBL fold metallo-hydrolase, producing MQVFAHDGICVSNGEGAVYLDPSRGRADGVVTHAHSDHLRPRTHMTPATAEVMHARTGSRKAQLHGYREPFAVRGIEVEFYDAGHVIGSAMVAVDGGRVLYTGDFNPYGTITAGRAEPQRCETLVIEATYGRPEQVLPPRHRVLRDLQGWMLAVAANGGGIVGAYTLGKAQEVVAAANAVGLRPAVSDEVGEVCDIYVQHDVPLEYDRFAALSPEQRAAPGMLVTSTTATSGRRPDAVVLELRQRGAHTARVSGWCAFAPWALRGVDAGFPMSDHADFTGLLNFVEACAPQQVYTVHGAQSELAREIRKRLGIPAQALPDRGETTLEEFT from the coding sequence ATGCAGGTCTTCGCGCATGACGGCATCTGCGTCTCCAACGGGGAAGGGGCAGTCTACCTTGACCCGTCGCGCGGGCGCGCCGATGGAGTGGTGACGCATGCGCACTCCGACCACCTGCGGCCGCGGACGCACATGACTCCCGCGACGGCCGAGGTGATGCACGCGCGCACCGGCAGCCGCAAGGCGCAACTGCACGGCTACCGCGAGCCGTTCGCGGTGCGCGGCATCGAGGTCGAATTCTACGACGCTGGCCACGTCATCGGCAGCGCGATGGTCGCGGTCGACGGCGGACGCGTACTCTACACCGGCGACTTCAACCCCTACGGCACCATCACTGCCGGCCGCGCCGAGCCGCAGCGATGCGAAACGCTGGTCATCGAAGCGACCTACGGCCGGCCGGAGCAGGTGCTCCCGCCGCGCCACCGCGTGCTGCGCGACCTGCAGGGGTGGATGCTGGCGGTCGCCGCGAACGGCGGCGGCATCGTGGGGGCGTACACGCTCGGCAAGGCGCAGGAGGTCGTCGCGGCCGCCAACGCCGTCGGGCTGCGGCCGGCGGTTTCCGACGAGGTGGGCGAGGTGTGCGACATCTACGTGCAGCACGACGTACCGCTGGAGTACGACCGCTTCGCGGCGCTCTCGCCTGAGCAGCGTGCCGCGCCGGGGATGCTCGTGACATCGACGACCGCGACCAGCGGCCGCCGCCCCGACGCGGTGGTGCTGGAGCTGCGGCAGCGCGGCGCGCACACCGCGCGCGTCTCCGGCTGGTGCGCCTTCGCGCCGTGGGCGCTGCGCGGTGTCGACGCGGGGTTCCCGATGAGCGACCACGCCGACTTCACCGGGCTGCTCAACTTCGTCGAGGCGTGCGCGCCGCAGCAGGTCTACACAGTCCATGGCGCGCAGAGCGAGCTGGCGCGCGAAATCCGTAAACGGCTGGGAATACCTGCACAAGCACTCCCCGACCGGGGGGAAACGACGCTGGAGGAATTTACGTGA
- a CDS encoding 2,3-diphosphoglycerate-dependent phosphoglycerate mutase, whose protein sequence is MRHGLSTYNDQNRFTGWKDVPLNAQGIAEAEQAAPLLRGMEFGIAFTSVLVRAQHTLDVLLAGLGQEGIPVERDLALNERNYGDLIGQNKAEAAERFGTEQVHQWRRSFDIAPPGGESLKETADRAIPYLRDRILPEIMAGRNVLVSAHGNSIRAIVMHLLDYSPAQILQTEIGWCEPWVFSFGDDGSAVDLQVIPRPGIESMSRLPQ, encoded by the coding sequence GTGCGTCACGGGCTCTCAACCTACAACGACCAGAACCGGTTCACCGGCTGGAAGGACGTGCCGCTCAACGCGCAGGGCATTGCGGAGGCAGAGCAGGCGGCGCCGCTACTGCGCGGGATGGAGTTCGGCATCGCCTTCACGTCGGTGCTGGTGCGCGCGCAGCATACGCTCGACGTCCTGCTCGCCGGTCTCGGGCAGGAAGGCATTCCGGTCGAGCGCGACCTGGCGCTCAACGAACGCAACTACGGCGACCTCATCGGGCAGAACAAGGCCGAAGCCGCGGAACGCTTCGGAACGGAGCAGGTGCACCAGTGGCGCCGCAGCTTCGACATCGCGCCACCGGGCGGCGAGTCGCTGAAGGAGACGGCCGACCGTGCGATTCCCTACCTGCGCGACCGCATCCTGCCCGAAATCATGGCGGGGCGCAACGTGCTGGTGAGCGCGCACGGCAACTCGATTCGCGCCATCGTGATGCATCTTCTCGACTACAGCCCGGCACAAATCCTGCAGACCGAAATCGGCTGGTGCGAGCCGTGGGTCTTCAGCTTCGGTGACGACGGCTCCGCGGTGGACCTGCAGGTCATCCCGCGCCCCGGCATCGAAAGCATGAGCCGGCTGCCGCAATAG